TAATATATAAGGAAACAAGAACGATTGCTAATAGCGTAAAGAGAGGGGGTGTATTTTGAATTACCCAAACATTTAATGTATATTGCATATAGCCCAAAAAGCTAACTATTATGATTAACCAATAAAAAACGTAAATCCATGTAGTAATTGTGCCTAGCTTAAAATATTGGTAAAATTTTTCATAAAAAAGAAGAAGTGAATAGACGATGATTGAAGAAATTCCAAACATGATCCATGCATCTCTTCCTCCCTTATCAATGACCCCTTGTTGAAATGAAATATAAACAACGCCCGTTTCAATATAAAATAGCATTAAAAAAAATTGAACCCTAGTTAATTTAAAATTCATTTTTTACTTCCTTCTGGATCAAAAGAACTTACTTGTGATGATGCTTTTATAAATGGTCCTCGGACAAAAATCTGGCTAATTTTCTTAGGTTCAAAAGGAACAATCGGTGAAAAGTAAGGAGATTTTAATGAGCTTAAATTTAATAGATGAATAAATAAAACAAAGCTTCCTATTACGATTCCAAAAAATCCAGCTATAGCAGCTGCTAACATAAATGGAAAACGCAAAATTCTAATCGACATATTCATTTCTACAGACGGAACAACATAACTAGAAATGGCAGTTAAAGCCACTACAATAACCATCATGTTGGAAACTAAACCTGCATTTACAATAACCGTTCCAATTACTAAACCACCAACAATCCCAATCGTTTGTACAATTGCCTGAGGCAAACGAATACTCGCTTCCCGTATTAACTCGATAATAATTTCAAGAATCATCGCTTCTATAATAGGTCGATAAGGTATTTCACTTATATCTAATCTAAGCTTTTTACTCAGTTCAATTGGTAATACCTCAAAATGAAAGCTAACAATTGCTATATAAAAAGCTGGCAAGAAAACGGCAGTTATAAAACTAAATATCCTTACTATTCTGTAAAATGAACCAACTAACACACGTCCATTATAATCATCAGGAGACTGATAGAAAGAGAAAAAAGTAACTGGACCGATAAGTACAGTTGGAGAAAAACCAGTTATAACACCAATTTTTCCTTCAACAAGATTGGCAAAGACACGATCAGGTCTCTCCGTGTTTAACATTTGTGGAAATGGAGAGTATACACACTCTTCTAAATAGTCCCCAACTTCTCCAGCTGTATATAAAGAAGACGTTTTATCCTGCATCAATTTTAATTTTCTCTCTACTTCTAACACAGATTGTTGATTTGCAACTTGATCTAAATAGATATAGTACACAGCTGTTTTTGTTTCTCTTCCGATATCAATTTTATTGACCACTAAATTAGGCATCTGAATTCTTTTTCGAATTAACCCTATATTTACATCAACATTTTCAATAAAGCCTTCATGAGAGCCCCGAATAATATGTTCATTAATAGGTTCGTCTGGAGAACGATGTGGAATCTCTGGTAGCGTAAGATGGACCATCTGTTGCTCTGTTAACAAAAGTATAATGGTTTCCCCATGGCAAATATATTCAATAAATTTAGCCATCTCAAATGGCTCTTTCATAGCAGCCATTGTTTCAGTCCATTTCTGATCGTCCATTGTCGCTTGGACTTTCAAAACATTAATTTGATTTTGAACATCATTTTTATTGACCATAGAACTGTAATAGCATAAAATGGCATAGTTTTCTTTTGGCCACGAAATCTCTTTTACCGTAAAATCAACAGAATTATGAAAGGTAGATTTTAATTTATCGATCATGGATTCAAGTAATAGCAAAATCTCTCCCTCCTTTTTAGACTAGTATGGAAAAATAACGATTATTTCAAACAAAAAACCGACCAAATATTTGGTCGGTTTAATCATCATATGAAGCTATCAATCTACTCTTATTTTTGAATAAATTGTTGAGTCCAGTAGTTACCACTTGCAGCATATCCTACACCAATATGAGTATAGGAAGCGTTCATAATATTAGCACGGTGGCCAGG
This window of the Rummeliibacillus pycnus genome carries:
- a CDS encoding spore germination protein yields the protein MLLLESMIDKLKSTFHNSVDFTVKEISWPKENYAILCYYSSMVNKNDVQNQINVLKVQATMDDQKWTETMAAMKEPFEMAKFIEYICHGETIILLLTEQQMVHLTLPEIPHRSPDEPINEHIIRGSHEGFIENVDVNIGLIRKRIQMPNLVVNKIDIGRETKTAVYYIYLDQVANQQSVLEVERKLKLMQDKTSSLYTAGEVGDYLEECVYSPFPQMLNTERPDRVFANLVEGKIGVITGFSPTVLIGPVTFFSFYQSPDDYNGRVLVGSFYRIVRIFSFITAVFLPAFYIAIVSFHFEVLPIELSKKLRLDISEIPYRPIIEAMILEIIIELIREASIRLPQAIVQTIGIVGGLVIGTVIVNAGLVSNMMVIVVALTAISSYVVPSVEMNMSIRILRFPFMLAAAIAGFFGIVIGSFVLFIHLLNLSSLKSPYFSPIVPFEPKKISQIFVRGPFIKASSQVSSFDPEGSKK